The Aspergillus chevalieri M1 DNA, chromosome 5, nearly complete sequence genome includes a region encoding these proteins:
- a CDS encoding putative amidase (COG:J;~EggNog:ENOG410PFKV;~InterPro:IPR023631,IPR036928,IPR000120;~PFAM:PF01425;~go_function: GO:0016787 - hydrolase activity [Evidence IEA]): MSVLFTSISPDNPVKKTDAHELLEKVGVSIDPSEEDDFQMLLAAVHDCAETVADMPDYQPKPDLDRYPRQNVRRPSEEEQVLGHAWAHKFLIKGNPDGGPLAGKTVSLKDVIAVAGVPQLQGSDVIPSWTPNTDATVVTRVLDAGADIVGTSTCENFCHSTSSFTSVQGAVDNPYAAGYSSGGSTSGGAALVAAGLVDITIGGDQAGSIRVPSALSGCVGLKPTSGLVPYSGIASGDAIDDHAGPLARTVMDVATCLDTISGYDGIDDRSLGSPKHGSTTYAATLQAAPTKLEGFKIGILTEGFEHRIVNPVVRSTVMSAARKYEELGATVEEISLPDHLNGPAVWTIQSRVAGSMNLLGQAHGRRGLGLTELERERLPWTKESFQRAFPTTQNVMINGLYLMSRFPELYAKANNIGRKLRDLYEEIFDTYDVVVMPTTPIVAPKHGTRGLPMESIKPSMGLTINTAVFNLTGHPAMSIPVGLTPAEEDEKVRLPVGMEIVGGLWQESKVLRAGHAWETHFNWKDDQR, from the exons ATGTCGGTGTTGTTTACTTCCATATCACC GGATAACCCGGTGAAGAAAACCGATGCGCACGAACTTCTGGAAAAAGTGGGCGTCTCAATTGACCCCAGCGAGGAAGATGACTTCCAAATGCTCCTGGCAGCGGTCCACGACTGCGCAGAGACAGTGGCGGATATGCCAGATTACCAACCAAAACCGGACCTAGATCGATATCCACGACAAAATGTGCGACGTCCATCGGAAGAAGAGCAGGTGCTGGGACATGCATGGGCACACAAGTTCCTGATCAAGGGGAATCCAGACGGAGGACCTCTGGCGGGTAAAACCGTCAGCTTGAAAGATGTGATTGCAGTTGCTGGAGTGCCACAATTACAGGGAAGCGATGTGATCCCGTCCTGGACTCCAAACACAGACGCGACTGTTGTGACAAGAGTGCTCGATGCAGGCGCTGACATTGTCGGGACCTCAACGTGCGAGAACTTTTGTCATTCTACGTCGTCGTTCACCAGTGTTCAAGGCGCTGTGGATAACCCGTATGCTGCTGGGTATTCTTCTGGTGGGAGTACATCAGGTGGCGCGGCTTTGGTTGCCGCTGGCTTGGTGGATATCACTATCGGCGGTGACCAAGCAGGGAGTATCAGAGTACCTTCAGCGTTGAGCGGAT GCGTCGGACTCAAACCTACATCTGGCTTGGTTCCATATAGCGGGATTGCGAGTGGTGATGCCATCGACGACCACGCAGGGCCGCTCGCAAGAACAGTGATGGATGTTGCAACCTGCCTGGACACAATTAGCGGCTATGATGGTATCGATGATAGGTCGTTAGGAAGCCCAAAGCACGGCTCGACCACTTATGCTGCTACTCTTCAGGCAGCACCCACAAAGCTCGAGGGGTTCAAAATCGGAATCCTAACCGAGGGATTCGAGCACAGGATCGTAAATCCTGTAGTCAGGTCGACAGTAATGAGTGCCGCACGCAAATATGAAGAACTCGGAGCGACTGTCGAGGAGATCTCACTTCCTGACCACCTGAACGGACCCGCCGTCTGGACCATCCAGTCTAGAGTCGCAGGCTCAATGAACCTTCTTGGACAAGCGCATGGACGAAGAGGTTTGGGCCTGACAGAACTGGAACGTGAAAGACTCCCCTGGACCAAAGAAAGTTTCCAGCGAGCGTTTCCCACAACCCAGAACGTGATGATCAACGGTCTTTATCTCATGTCTCGATTCCCGGAACTTTATGCCAAAGCAAACAACATTGGCCGGAAGCTTCGTGACTTGTATGAAGAGATTTTTGACACATACGATGTGGTAGTCATGCCTACTACGCCTATTGTTGCGCCGAAGCATGGTACGCGTGGTCTTCCTATGGAGTCGATTAAGCCCAGTATGGGACTTACGATTAACACGGCGGTTTTTAATCTAACGGGTCATCCTGCGATGTCTATTCCGGTGGGACTTACTCCggctgaggaggatgaaaagGTACGCTTGCCAGTAGGAATGGAAATTGTTGGAGGGTTGTGGCAAGAATCGAAGGTCTTGAGAGCGGGTCATGCGTGGGAGACTCATTTCAACTGGAAAGACGACCAAAGGTAA
- a CDS encoding SDR family NAD(P)-dependent oxidoreductase (COG:Q;~EggNog:ENOG410PIRR;~InterPro:IPR036291,IPR002347;~PFAM:PF00106,PF13561;~go_process: GO:0055114 - oxidation-reduction process [Evidence IEA]), whose amino-acid sequence MWEKVEALQPVGAEDGIVQFIRGWSLAPPSPTSGLMMLSTEITTYTNCSRIRPKFACFLVRLRIDIRYDVTRMSQKSLFPGVAVVTGAGGTGIGAATAKAFVAAGCKRIAITDLNEASLQQTADAILSAYPETQLVVRPGNIADETFVESFMQGAILMLGRIDYAVNCAGILGGGQRSTETTAETFDRINDVNYRGCWLCSRAELKQMLKQDPLPSHDPDREPQRGSIVNVASQLGIVGRPEAPAYCGSKAAVIGMTRSDAIDYSRDGIRVNCVCPGLVETPMTVQSEESRERFRPAVEIAPMKRMGKPAEIADSILFLCSTQASFVQGHALVVDGGYVIN is encoded by the exons ATGTGGGAGAAAGTGGAAGCACTCCAACCGGTCGGGGCCGAAGACGGAATAGTGCAATTTATTAGGGGCTGGTCACTTGCCCCACCGTCTCCAACAAGCGGACTGATGATGTTATCGACCGAGATAACGACTTATACTAATTGTTCGAGAATCCGCCCAAAGTTCGCTTGTTTTCTGGTTAGGTTGCGGATCGATATAAGATACGACGTTACGAGAATGTCACAGAAGTCGTTGTTTCCcggtgttgctgttgtgaCGGGAGCGGGAGGGACCG GAATCGGTGCAGCTACCGCAAAAGCATTCGTTGCTGCCGGATGCAAGCGAATTGCTATCACTGATCTCAATGAAGCTTCGTTACAACAGACGGCGGATGCAATTCTTTCCGCCTATCCCGAAACCCAACTGGTGGTAAGGCCGGGGAATATCGCGGACGAGACCTTCGTCGAGTCCTTTATGCAGGGTGCCATCCTCATGCTCGGGCGAATCGACTATGCAGTGAACTGTGCAGGAATATTAGGAGGAGGCCAACGCTCCACAGAAACAACCGCTGAAACCTTTGACCGCATCAACGATGTGAACTACCGCGGCTGTTGGCTCTGCTCGAGGGCGGAGTTGAAGCAAATGCTAAAGCAAGACCCATTACCCAGCCACGATCCAGATCGTGAACCTCAACGGGGATCTATTGTCAATGTTGCAAGTCAACTCGGAATAGTCGGGCGTCCGGAGGCTC CTGCGTACTGTGGTTCCAAGGCTGCCGTGATTGGTATGACACGCTCGGATGCGATCGATTATTCCAGGGATGGAATAAGAGTAAACTGTGTTTGTCCGGGTCTTGTCGAGACGCCCATGACCGTACAGTCTGAGGAATCGCGCGAGAGATTCAGACCGGCTGTGGAAATTGCCCCGATGAAGAGAATGGGGAAGCCGGCCGAAATAGCAGATTCTATTCTGTTTCTATGCTCTACGCAAGCATCCTTCGTACAAGGGCATGCTCTTGTTGTGGACGGCGGATATGTCATAAATTAG
- a CDS encoding uncharacterized protein (COG:S;~EggNog:ENOG410PM8D;~InterPro:IPR036236,IPR013087,IPR007219;~PFAM:PF00096,PF04082;~go_function: GO:0003677 - DNA binding [Evidence IEA];~go_function: GO:0008270 - zinc ion binding [Evidence IEA];~go_process: GO:0006351 - transcription, DNA-templated [Evidence IEA]), whose translation MLPQSSHNPRGARRSSVGAKPRVCVHCGRGFRRTEHLERHVRTHTKEKPFTCFCGAAFTRRDLLKRHTRIAHEENNPPNTGGLISPNSQPDNEVIDQRNELQPAENPVIQQQPPYDAPPPPPPAPAPAPRANVPIPVTSSTVAQWPGPPQHGTYIPQSQPMMNPDASHAALGAHPAVTHDAEILEAAQLLLPGGYRGPPPPAQPMPYFPEELNHFQEFTHFLDSIGLPAEWLPTTTDMQPTIPSAAANDAATREQPSSSRRRSRGDSPFRSWLPSVPSGDQSLGALSDYEPPQESRNPSPLKVTEEQRQRLAFALEEFRNVIPDFVLPSRHTLSRYLTSFFDGFHSHLPFMHAPTFRVNDHAPELILGICTVGAQYRQEHRNAEKLFYTGRAVLLERMAREPHVPLTGYSNITVQVPISRSFHSTEGILPEDAAGASAWRQIESIRTLLALMAYASWELKQELMQEAFSLQSMLVRSIRDFGLAENVTVAPRHTPLQWHEWAEEESIRRTRIISFCFVHIHSIAYNVYPMLRSSEIHLRLPCATKEWKATTASEWEATQREAGPPPLFFQEALAILLQPSRTTIVPDPIPTPLGNYILLHGLLQRIHLVSELSLPTGDHASSLPTEELNRLERALRAWTSVWQQAPESSLDPHNENGPIPFTSSALLGMAYVRLSLNLGPYRQLETRDPHRIAAALHRSPRPGRNYRLTPALIYSAHALSIPVRLGIDHVARSQAFFWSVRHSIAGFECAILLSKWLLSLAEPGSGQNLSENESRILHWTRCIVQESYDSMDMEDNDTLPNLEPANLGLAVIKLWSRLFRKNTQWPFINLLGESLKQYLATLPG comes from the exons ATGCTGCCGCAGTCGTCCCATAATCCCCGCGGGGCTCGCCGCTCCAGTGTCGGAGCAAAACCTCGTGTCTGCGTGCACTGCGGTCGGGGCTTTCGAAGGACGGAGCATCTGGAGCGTCACGTTCGCACTC ATACCAAGGAAAAGCCGTTTACTTGCTTTTGCGGCGCTGCATTCACACGGCGGGATTTGTTGAAACGACACACCCGCATTGCGCATGAGGAGAATAATCCTCCAAATACAGGCGGTCTCATCTCGCCCAATTCGCAGCCAGATAACGAAGTCATCGATCAGCGGAATGAACTGCAACCCGCCGAGAACCCCGTAATCCAGCAACAACCCCCGTACGacgcaccaccaccaccaccaccggcccCAGCCCCAGCCCCAAGAGCCAACGTGCCGATTCCCGTCACATCTTCGACAGTCGCACAATGGCCGGGACCACCGCAGCATGGGACGTATATACCGCAGAGCCAGCCAATGATGAACCCGGATGCTAGTCATGCAGCGTTAGGTGCACATCCCGCGGTCACACATGATGCAGAAATTCTAGAAGCCGCGCAATTGCTTCTTCCTGGAGGCTATCGGGGTCCCCCACCGCCTGCGCAACCAATGCCCTATTTTCCTGAGGAGCTTAACCATTTTCAGGAATTTACACATTTTCTGGACTCGATTGGGTTGCCGGCAGAATGGCTTCCAACGACGACGGACATGCAGCCGACAATACCTAGTGCTGCTGCTAATGATGCCGCCACTCGTGAGCAGCCGAGTTCCTCTCGTAGAAGGTCGCGCGGAGATTCCCCGTTTAGATCTTGGTTGCCATCAGTTCCTTCGGGAGATCAGAGCTTGGGAGCACTCTCCGATTATG AACCTCCTCAAGAATCCAGAAATCCATCGCCATTGAAAGTGACCGAAGAACAAAGACAGCGCCTTGCATTCGCATTGGAAGAGTTCCGTAATGTCATTCCGGATTTTGTTTTACCGTCAAGGCATACGCTATCGAGGTATCTGACCTCTTTTTTTGATGGATTCCACTCACATCTTCCGTTCATGCATGCCCCGACATTCCGGGTCAATGACCATGCTCCTGAGCTAATTCTGGGGATATGTACTGTTGGAGCCCAGTATCGACAGGAACACCGCAATGCTGAAAAGCTTTTCTACACTGGACGCGCCGTCTTGCTCGAGAGAATGGCTCGAGAGCCTCACGTTCCTCTCACAGGGTACAGCAATATCACTGTACAGGTTCCGATCTCCCGCTCATTTCACAGTACCGAAGGTATCCTACCGGAGGATGCAGCAGGAGCCAGTGCATGGAGACAGATCGAAAGCATTCGGACACTGCTTGCTCTCATGGCGTATGCCTCATGGGAATTAAAGCAGGAACTCATGCAGGAGGCATTTAGTCTACAGAGTATGCTCGTACGAAGCATTCGCGACTTTGGACTAGCAGAAAATGTCACTGTTGCTCCAAGACACACTCCTTTGCAATGGCACGAGTGGGCGGAAGAAGAATCCATCCGACGGACCAGAATCATATCCTTCTGTTTCGTTCATATCCACAGCATAGCGTACAACGTCTATCCAATGCTCCGGAGCAGTGAGATTCACCTCCGCCTGCCGTGTGCTACTAAAGAGTGGAAGGCAACCACTGCCAGCGAATGGGAGGCTACTCAGAGAGAGGCTGGTCCTCCGCCATTGTTCTTTCAGGAGGCTCTTGCAATTCTTCTGCAGCCATCACGAACAACTATTGTTCCTGATCCGATACCTACGCCATTGGGTAATTACATTCTTCTTCATGGTCTCCTCCAAAGAATCCATCTTGTCAGCGAGCTTTCTCTTCCGACGGGGGATCATGCTTCCTCCCTGCCAACGGAGGAGTTGAATAGACTTGA GAGAGCACTGCGTGCATGGACATCAGTATGGCAGCAAGCTCCGGAGTCAAGCCTCGACCCTCACAACGAGAACGGGCCCATTCCATTCACCTCGAGTGCACTTCTGGGCATGGCATATGTCCGACTTTCTCTTAACCTAGGCCCGTACCGACAATTAGAAACAAGGGACCCGCACCGCATCGCCGCGGCATTACATAGATCCCCACGACCAGGACGAAATTACCGCCTAACACCCGCACTTATCTATTCAGCCCACGCATTGAGCATACCCGTGAGGCTTGGTATAGACCATGTCGCCCGTAGCCAAGCATTCTTTTGGAGTGTTCGACACTCGATCGCTGGATTTGAATGTGCCATTCTGCTAAGTAAATGGTTACTTTCTCTAGCAGAGCCGGGGAGTGGGCAGAATCTGAGTG AGAACGAAAGTCGCATCCTCCACTGGACCCGCTGCATCGTACAAGAATCATACGACTCCATGGACATGGAAGACAATGATACCCTCCCGAATCTGGAGCCCGCGAACCTTGGCCTAGCGGTCATCAAGCTCTGGTCTCGTTTGTTCCGGAAAAATACGCAGTGGCCATTCATCAACCTTCTCGGGGAGAGTTTGAAACAGTATCTGGCTACACTTCCGGGCTGA
- a CDS encoding uncharacterized protein (COG:S;~EggNog:ENOG410Q259;~SECRETED:SignalP(1-20)) yields MRFLSTLASLLLIGVTSTAAQDECSTSISSSDNTIVQFAWYLQVFIERFYSSVQIDQSFISSLPGGSPSSYYNLQGLQQQNRLGLSAVQQVGTKVPGFDTPGCEFTFPRVSSGISYIQNAAKLEADVSGAFIGLTAYTQKPELAFLFSRLAGEHSAHAAWLGGYTGSNSTVFPRNSTSLVPAYTPDHVLKSGNRPGQLGQYIHSCARAPAAPGGQAVVIGNLGAALVAPSASSSFVAATSSVNPSGPFASGVFSGSLASPASSTSVSGFTSSSGAASSSGIFGGGGAGGSSSTPASSSASPSSSASPSSSS; encoded by the coding sequence ATGCGCTTTCTCTCTACCCTCGCCAGCCTGCTCCTCATCGGAGTCACTAGTACGGCGGCCCAAGACGAATGCTCGACCTCCATTAGCTCCAGCGACAACACCATCGTGCAGTTCGCCTGGTACCTCCAGGTCTTCATCGAGCGCTTCTACTCCTCTGTCCAGATCGACCAGAGCTTCATCTCCAGCCTCCCTGGCGGCTCCCCCTCCAGCTACTACAACCTCCAGGGCCTGCAGCAGCAGAACCGCCTGGGCCTCTCCGCCGTCCAACAGGTCGGCACCAAGGTCCCCGGCTTCGACACTCCGGGATGTGAATTCACTTTCCCCCGCGTCTCTAGCGGCATCTCGTACATCCAGAACGCCGCCAAGCTCGAAGCTGATGTCTCGGGTGCCTTCATCGGCCTGACGGCCTACACCCAGAAGCCCGAGCTggccttcctcttctcccgcCTGGCTGGTGAGCACAGCGCCCACGCTGCGTGGCTGGGCGGCTACACGGGCTCCAACTCTACCGTCTTCCCGCGCAACAGCACCTCCCTGGTCCCCGCGTACACCCCCGACCACGTTCTCAAGTCCGGTAACCGCCCCGGCCAGTTGGGCCAGTACATCCACTCTTGCGCGCGCGCACCTGCTGCGCCCGGCGGCCAGGCCGTCGTTATCGGAAACTTGGGTGCGGCGCTGGTTGCGCCGTCGGCTAGTAGCTCTTTCGTCGCTGCTACTTCGAGCGTGAATCCTAGCGGGCCTTTCGCTAGCGGGGTTTTCAGTGGCTCGCTTGCTTCGCCTGCTTCTAGCACTTCTGTTTCTGGATTTACTTCGTCCAGTGGTGCTGCTTCTTCGTCGGGCAtttttggtggtggtggtgccggtgGTTCGTCGAGCACCCCGGCTTCTAGTTCTGCTAGCCCCTCCAGCTCTGCTAGcccctccagctcctcctAA